One genomic region from Streptomyces sp. NBC_00457 encodes:
- a CDS encoding LysR family transcriptional regulator: MDDLETRELRYFVAVAEELHFGRAAGRLGIAQPPLSRAIRQLERRLGVQLLDRDRRGVALTDAGSVLLREARAALDTVAAAARRTRRAGDPKRQLVLATKAGASHELLRRLLDTHADEPGATPVEVLLCEVGEQARLLRDGQADVALMHRPYDDLVGFDTEDLCVEGQVAILPAGHPLASRDQLTLAEVRDVPDLPIARWPRLDGSYPDGPGPEVRTQSKLAQLVALGKTLLVIPASSRAWQWPEHVAVPVVDAPNVTTVIAWPPSTRSQAVASLVRSAASLRTNPLPA, encoded by the coding sequence GTGGACGATCTCGAGACCCGCGAGCTCCGGTACTTCGTAGCCGTCGCCGAGGAATTGCACTTCGGACGTGCCGCCGGTCGGCTCGGAATCGCACAACCGCCGCTCTCGCGCGCGATCCGCCAGTTGGAGCGGCGGCTCGGCGTCCAGCTCCTTGACCGGGACCGTCGTGGTGTGGCACTCACCGATGCCGGCAGCGTGCTGCTCCGCGAGGCCAGAGCGGCCCTCGACACGGTCGCGGCCGCCGCGCGTCGGACGCGGCGCGCAGGGGATCCGAAGCGGCAGCTGGTGCTCGCGACGAAGGCGGGGGCGTCCCACGAACTGCTGCGACGGCTCCTCGACACACACGCGGACGAACCCGGTGCGACACCGGTCGAAGTCCTCCTGTGCGAGGTCGGCGAGCAGGCACGGCTGCTGCGCGACGGGCAAGCCGACGTGGCACTCATGCATCGCCCGTACGACGACCTCGTCGGGTTCGACACCGAAGACCTCTGCGTCGAAGGCCAGGTTGCGATCCTTCCCGCGGGGCATCCGCTCGCGTCACGCGATCAGCTCACGCTCGCGGAAGTCCGCGACGTGCCTGACCTGCCGATCGCCCGGTGGCCCCGGCTCGACGGGTCCTACCCGGACGGGCCCGGACCGGAGGTACGCACCCAGTCGAAGCTCGCTCAGCTCGTGGCCCTCGGCAAGACGCTGCTCGTCATCCCCGCCTCAAGCCGAGCCTGGCAGTGGCCCGAACACGTCGCCGTTCCCGTCGTCGACGCACCGAACGTCACCACGGTGATCGCCTGGCCACCGAGCACCCGTTCCCAGGCGGTCGCATCACTCGTCCGCTCAGCGGCCAGCCTCCGCACCAACCCGCTGCCTGCGTGA
- a CDS encoding FAD-dependent monooxygenase → MDQDVDVTVSGAGPVGLVLAAELALSGASVQILERRAEPDEAMKAQSINLPTAEALDRRGLLPAAEAVQRELLERVGSFARTTYDPPPGGGRAPETRFTGHFAGMVLDADLVDWSDPDLAAHTVAEGARMVPQRELEALLAAHVARLGVPVRRGVEVTALDDTGDGVLVGTSAGTVRTGWLVGCDGGHSTVRRLVGIGFSGTDPELTGYQAVVDIADPSMLGHGWTWTPQGAYRYGPQPGRVATVEFDGAPQARLRSRGTPMEPVTLEEVQGSLRRVSGTDVTLTALRATPTRWTDNARQADTYRSGRVLLAGDAAHVHPPFGGQGLNLGVGDAMNLGWKLGAVTAGRAPEELLDTYDAERRPLGAWVLDWTRAQTGVMRPDAKSAALRQVLADLLSTRAGTTYAVKKIAGVTQCIDLPGDHPLIGRFVPDLWLSDGSRLADHSHGGGFVLLDRTADGRFARLAAAWAGRVSCVTDDHATPTAVLVRPDGVVAWACDTTGIAAATGLETALHRWAGTPETGAGRR, encoded by the coding sequence ATGGATCAGGATGTGGACGTGACCGTGTCCGGAGCCGGGCCGGTGGGCCTCGTACTCGCCGCGGAACTGGCGCTCTCAGGGGCGTCGGTGCAGATACTCGAGCGGCGGGCCGAGCCGGACGAGGCCATGAAGGCACAGTCGATCAACCTGCCGACGGCCGAGGCCCTCGACCGCCGCGGCCTGCTGCCGGCCGCCGAGGCGGTGCAGCGCGAACTGCTCGAACGTGTGGGGTCGTTCGCCCGCACGACCTACGATCCACCACCCGGTGGCGGTCGCGCGCCCGAGACACGGTTCACCGGGCACTTCGCGGGGATGGTCCTCGACGCCGACCTCGTCGACTGGTCGGATCCCGACCTAGCCGCGCACACCGTGGCCGAGGGCGCGAGGATGGTGCCGCAGCGCGAGCTGGAGGCGCTGCTCGCCGCGCACGTCGCGCGACTCGGCGTACCGGTGCGTCGCGGGGTGGAGGTCACCGCGCTGGACGACACCGGCGACGGGGTGCTCGTCGGCACGAGTGCCGGTACGGTGCGCACCGGGTGGCTGGTCGGGTGCGACGGCGGGCACAGCACCGTGCGTCGCCTCGTGGGCATCGGCTTTTCCGGCACCGATCCTGAACTCACCGGGTACCAGGCGGTCGTCGACATCGCCGACCCTTCGATGCTCGGACACGGCTGGACGTGGACGCCCCAGGGGGCCTACCGCTACGGGCCCCAGCCAGGCCGGGTGGCCACCGTCGAGTTCGACGGCGCTCCCCAAGCTCGGTTGCGCTCGCGCGGGACCCCCATGGAGCCGGTCACGCTCGAGGAGGTGCAGGGCAGCCTGCGTCGGGTCTCGGGCACCGACGTCACACTGACCGCACTGCGCGCCACCCCGACCCGCTGGACCGACAACGCCCGCCAGGCCGATACCTACCGGTCGGGACGGGTGCTGCTGGCCGGCGACGCCGCACACGTGCACCCGCCGTTCGGCGGTCAGGGGCTCAACCTCGGGGTCGGCGACGCGATGAACCTCGGCTGGAAACTCGGTGCCGTGACCGCCGGTCGGGCACCCGAAGAACTCCTCGACACCTACGACGCCGAGCGCCGTCCGCTCGGCGCCTGGGTGCTGGACTGGACGCGGGCCCAGACCGGGGTGATGCGCCCGGACGCCAAGTCGGCCGCGCTGCGCCAGGTCCTCGCCGATCTGCTGAGCACCCGGGCGGGCACGACGTACGCGGTCAAGAAGATCGCCGGCGTCACGCAATGCATCGACCTGCCCGGCGACCATCCGCTCATCGGCCGGTTCGTCCCCGACCTGTGGCTGAGCGACGGCTCCCGCCTGGCCGACCACAGCCACGGCGGCGGTTTTGTGCTCCTCGACCGCACCGCGGACGGCAGGTTCGCCCGCCTCGCCGCGGCCTGGGCCGGGCGCGTCAGCTGCGTGACCGATGACCACGCGACTCCGACCGCGGTGCTCGTACGCCCGGACGGGGTCGTCGCCTGGGCCTGCGACACCACCGGCATCGCAGCCGCCACCGGCCTCGAAACCGCCCTGCACCGGTGGGCCGGCACGCCGGAAACTGGTGCCGGGCGGCGGTGA
- a CDS encoding TetR/AcrR family transcriptional regulator gives MNPRERRAARHQPPTPEAEAGPRPRRRKAPITVEQVIDTALAVIATEGYEALTMRRLAGALDTGPASLYAHVVNKADLDELLIGRLCAQLALPEPDPAAWREQIRGVCTQLRDQYLAYPGISRAALAMAPTSLDTLRVSEGMLAILLAGGIPPQAAAWATDTLLLYVAAHCLEASIARQRAAHDDAIWVHDRNELLRRLTALPAETFPHTTCHAAELTAGESHDRFDFTLTLIIDGLTHR, from the coding sequence GTGAACCCCAGAGAGCGACGCGCGGCACGCCACCAGCCGCCCACCCCCGAGGCCGAAGCCGGCCCCAGGCCGCGGCGCCGCAAGGCCCCGATCACCGTGGAACAGGTCATCGACACCGCACTGGCCGTCATCGCCACCGAGGGCTACGAGGCACTGACCATGCGCCGCCTGGCCGGCGCCCTCGACACCGGTCCCGCCTCGCTCTACGCCCACGTGGTCAACAAGGCCGACCTCGACGAACTGCTCATCGGCCGGCTGTGCGCCCAACTCGCCCTGCCCGAGCCCGATCCCGCGGCCTGGCGGGAGCAGATCCGCGGCGTCTGCACGCAGCTGCGCGACCAGTACCTGGCCTACCCCGGCATCTCCCGCGCCGCGCTCGCCATGGCGCCCACCAGCCTCGACACCCTGCGGGTCAGTGAAGGCATGCTGGCGATCCTGCTCGCCGGCGGAATCCCCCCGCAGGCCGCCGCCTGGGCCACCGACACCCTTCTGCTGTACGTGGCCGCCCACTGCCTCGAAGCATCCATCGCCCGCCAGCGGGCAGCACACGACGACGCCATCTGGGTCCACGACCGGAACGAACTGCTGCGCCGGCTCACCGCCCTGCCCGCCGAGACCTTCCCCCACACCACCTGCCACGCTGCCGAACTCACCGCCGGCGAAAGCCACGACCGCTTCGACTTCACCCTCACCCTGATCATCGACGGCCTCACACACCGGTAG
- a CDS encoding ArsR/SmtB family transcription factor, translating to MARAATTSDAFNAIAEPQRRDILALLRAGERPVTDLAQELGMSQPRASKHLRVLREVGLVRVREAGKQRLYGLDARGLRPVHEWVGGFERFWNESFDRLDTYVQDLKQTRQEE from the coding sequence ATGGCACGAGCAGCGACGACGTCGGACGCGTTCAACGCGATCGCCGAGCCGCAGCGCCGGGACATCCTGGCGCTGCTGCGGGCGGGTGAGCGGCCGGTGACCGACCTGGCCCAGGAGCTGGGGATGAGCCAGCCGCGGGCGTCCAAGCACCTGCGGGTGCTCCGGGAGGTGGGACTGGTGCGGGTCCGCGAGGCGGGCAAGCAGCGCCTCTACGGCTTGGACGCCCGTGGGTTGCGGCCGGTCCACGAGTGGGTCGGCGGATTCGAGCGGTTCTGGAACGAGAGTTTCGACCGGCTGGACACCTACGTGCAGGACCTCAAGCAGACACGACAGGAGGAATGA
- a CDS encoding SRPBCC family protein: MAGAGRETRAEPATADREIVISRAIDAPRELVFEAFTEVRHLSRWWGPEGFTTTTRSFEFREGGEWDFVLHGPDGTDYSEWIRWLRIVPPERIVLLHGESRDDPNAFESVLTFAPDGEATRIEMRTVFPTKELRDEAVEKYHAIEGGRQTLSSLAAYVTEILQKGVAG; encoded by the coding sequence ATGGCAGGGGCAGGGCGAGAAACACGGGCGGAGCCGGCTACGGCCGACCGGGAGATCGTGATCTCCCGGGCCATCGACGCCCCGCGTGAGCTGGTGTTCGAGGCGTTCACCGAGGTCCGGCACCTGTCGCGGTGGTGGGGTCCGGAGGGCTTCACCACCACCACACGGTCCTTCGAGTTCCGTGAGGGTGGGGAGTGGGACTTCGTGCTCCACGGGCCGGACGGGACCGACTACTCCGAGTGGATCCGCTGGCTGCGGATCGTCCCGCCGGAGCGGATCGTGCTGCTGCACGGTGAGTCCCGCGACGACCCGAACGCCTTCGAATCGGTCCTGACCTTCGCGCCGGACGGCGAGGCGACCCGGATCGAGATGCGCACAGTGTTCCCCACCAAGGAACTGCGCGACGAGGCGGTCGAGAAGTACCACGCCATCGAGGGCGGCCGGCAGACCCTGAGCAGCCTGGCGGCCTACGTCACCGAGATCCTTCAGAAAGGGGTGGCGGGCTGA
- a CDS encoding dihydrofolate reductase family protein: MAGNVFFSVSMSLDGFIAPESVPDEDFLFAPDKQDDPDVQRWMAQWMELQQWAFPLRFFRENLKLGEGGEEGRDNDIARETFERTGASVMGKRMFDLGELSWPEEAPFHTPVFVVTHTKRDPWERPGGTTFHFVNDGIEHALDQARIAAGDRDVRIAGGGATILEHLNAGLVDEFSITLSPVLLGAGTRLFDGVDASRVALEPVRSEPSSRVTHLTYAVHPR, translated from the coding sequence ATGGCCGGGAACGTGTTCTTCAGTGTGTCGATGTCGCTGGACGGCTTCATCGCGCCCGAGTCCGTGCCCGATGAGGACTTCCTCTTCGCGCCTGACAAGCAGGACGACCCGGATGTTCAGCGCTGGATGGCGCAGTGGATGGAGCTGCAGCAGTGGGCCTTCCCGCTGCGGTTCTTCCGGGAGAACCTGAAGCTGGGCGAGGGCGGCGAGGAGGGCCGCGACAACGACATCGCGCGGGAGACGTTCGAGCGCACCGGCGCGAGCGTCATGGGCAAGCGCATGTTCGACCTCGGCGAGCTGTCCTGGCCGGAGGAGGCGCCGTTCCACACCCCGGTCTTCGTCGTGACGCACACCAAGCGTGACCCGTGGGAGCGGCCCGGCGGCACCACGTTCCACTTCGTCAACGACGGCATCGAGCACGCCCTCGACCAGGCCCGCATCGCCGCCGGGGACCGCGACGTCCGCATCGCCGGCGGCGGCGCGACGATCCTGGAGCACCTGAACGCCGGCCTGGTCGACGAGTTCTCGATCACGCTGTCACCGGTGCTTCTCGGCGCCGGCACCCGCCTGTTCGACGGCGTGGACGCGTCCAGGGTCGCGCTGGAGCCGGTCCGTTCGGAGCCGTCGTCGCGGGTGACGCACCTGACTTACGCCGTGCACCCGCGGTAG
- a CDS encoding SRPBCC family protein, with protein MVDILHRIGVESSPGDVYEALTTVDGLAGWWTEDTDGDTDIGGVIRFRFEPGGFDMKVLEARPAERVLWEVVDGPEEWIGTHIRFELKQEDGFTIVLFRHEGWKEPVEFMHHCSTKWATFLMSLKRLVETGKGEPAPHDVKISNWH; from the coding sequence ATGGTGGACATCCTGCACAGGATCGGAGTCGAGTCGTCTCCCGGCGACGTCTACGAGGCCCTGACCACGGTCGACGGTCTGGCGGGCTGGTGGACGGAGGACACGGACGGCGACACCGACATCGGAGGAGTGATCCGGTTCCGCTTCGAGCCCGGCGGGTTCGACATGAAGGTACTGGAGGCCCGGCCCGCCGAGCGCGTGCTCTGGGAGGTCGTCGACGGTCCCGAGGAGTGGATCGGCACGCACATCCGCTTCGAGCTCAAGCAGGAGGACGGCTTCACGATCGTGCTGTTCCGACACGAGGGCTGGAAGGAGCCGGTGGAGTTCATGCACCACTGCAGCACCAAGTGGGCGACCTTCCTGATGAGCCTCAAGAGGCTGGTCGAAACCGGCAAGGGCGAGCCCGCGCCGCACGACGTCAAGATCAGCAACTGGCACTAG
- a CDS encoding ArsR/SmtB family transcription factor, with protein sequence MSVTIDDELWSAVGDPTRRRMLDLLLTDGGGTATTLSEQLPVTRQAVAKHLGVLDRVGLVHVTPSGRERVYQVDEAQLARAVAQLSSVGAAWDARLQRIKRIAEAIQRGQKG encoded by the coding sequence ATGAGCGTCACCATCGACGACGAGCTCTGGTCGGCGGTGGGAGACCCGACCCGGCGGCGGATGCTCGACCTGCTGCTGACCGACGGCGGCGGCACCGCGACCACGCTGAGCGAGCAACTGCCGGTCACGCGCCAGGCGGTCGCCAAACACCTCGGCGTACTCGACCGGGTCGGACTGGTGCACGTCACGCCGTCCGGACGTGAGCGCGTCTACCAGGTCGACGAGGCCCAACTCGCCCGCGCGGTCGCGCAGTTGTCGTCGGTCGGCGCCGCCTGGGATGCCCGGCTGCAGCGCATCAAGCGGATCGCCGAAGCAATTCAGCGCGGCCAGAAAGGCTGA
- a CDS encoding SRPBCC domain-containing protein: MEYGSIEREIHIEATPEVVYEVVSRPEHLREWWPDEAELEPVPGATGVISFGDSSTPEAKAVPITVVEADPPRRFSFRWVYDESEATAPDDSLLVTFELVPSGAGTLLRFTEEGFREKGWEVAVLEEQYREHVTGWDHFLPRLVSYVARLVSTP, encoded by the coding sequence GTGGAGTACGGCAGCATCGAACGGGAGATCCACATCGAAGCCACGCCCGAGGTGGTCTACGAGGTCGTCAGCAGGCCCGAACATCTGCGGGAGTGGTGGCCGGACGAGGCAGAGCTGGAGCCGGTGCCCGGCGCCACCGGGGTCATCTCGTTCGGCGACAGTTCCACGCCGGAGGCGAAGGCCGTACCGATCACCGTGGTGGAGGCCGACCCACCCCGGCGGTTCTCCTTCCGGTGGGTGTACGACGAGAGTGAGGCCACGGCGCCGGACGACTCGCTCCTGGTGACCTTCGAGCTGGTCCCGTCGGGCGCGGGGACGCTGCTGCGCTTCACCGAGGAGGGGTTCAGGGAGAAGGGCTGGGAGGTCGCCGTCCTCGAGGAGCAGTACCGCGAACACGTCACCGGCTGGGACCACTTCCTGCCCCGCCTCGTCTCGTACGTCGCCCGGCTGGTGTCGACGCCATGA
- a CDS encoding MFS transporter: MVLYNQDVLDFSPLESGLAWLPFCLAFLPGVLVAGQLLPRVGMRTLLVVSMLVMACGVLMFSMVEEDSSYGSHIMPAMIVTGLGFAASLPAVQNAALHGISDHDAGLGSGVTTTVQQVGGALGLATFAAIALGGTHGSHTVESAGASPSTAYASPSAWPP, encoded by the coding sequence GTGGTCCTCTACAACCAGGACGTCCTGGACTTCTCTCCGTTGGAGAGCGGCCTTGCCTGGCTCCCCTTCTGTCTGGCCTTCCTGCCCGGTGTCCTCGTGGCCGGTCAGCTCCTGCCCAGGGTGGGCATGCGGACCCTTCTCGTGGTCAGCATGCTCGTGATGGCCTGCGGCGTGCTGATGTTCAGCATGGTCGAGGAGGACTCCTCGTACGGCTCGCACATCATGCCCGCCATGATCGTCACCGGCCTCGGCTTCGCCGCCTCCCTGCCGGCCGTGCAGAACGCCGCCCTGCACGGCATCTCGGACCATGACGCGGGCCTCGGCTCGGGCGTGACCACCACGGTGCAGCAGGTGGGCGGCGCGCTCGGCCTCGCCACGTTCGCGGCGATCGCGCTCGGCGGGACGCACGGCTCCCACACCGTGGAATCGGCCGGCGCCTCGCCGTCGACGGCGTACGCCTCGCCTTCCGCGTGGCCGCCGTGA
- a CDS encoding MFS transporter: MQGSTQGGTHEPRDGIAPESALVTEASRHRWRTLAALSFVQFMIAIDLTIVNVALPTIRRELGFTPEGLTWVVNAYMLAAGGLMLLGGRLGDLLGRRRMFMIGTALFGVASLTAGLAVSPGMLIASRFAQGMGEALAVPAGLAIVALIFPDEKERAQALGIWGALSGLGAVVGVVLSGVLTGLVDWRWVFFINLPLAAVPLLVIRRLVPENRAPGRRRIDWTGAGLLTVGLIALVNGLLSSGSGVPLWQSGGSIAVGATLLVVFVVAQARSTQPTRPPRLLRRTHPSPGQRPDDPADRCL, translated from the coding sequence ATGCAGGGAAGCACGCAAGGCGGCACGCACGAACCGCGGGATGGGATCGCGCCGGAGTCGGCACTGGTGACGGAGGCCTCTCGCCATCGCTGGCGGACTCTCGCGGCCCTGTCGTTCGTACAGTTCATGATCGCGATCGACCTCACCATCGTGAACGTCGCGCTCCCCACGATCCGCAGGGAACTCGGCTTCACTCCCGAGGGCCTCACCTGGGTGGTGAACGCCTACATGCTGGCCGCCGGCGGGCTGATGCTCCTCGGCGGCCGGCTCGGCGACCTACTGGGGCGCCGCCGTATGTTCATGATCGGAACAGCTCTGTTCGGTGTCGCGTCGCTGACCGCCGGCCTGGCGGTCTCGCCCGGGATGCTCATCGCCTCCCGGTTCGCCCAGGGCATGGGGGAGGCCCTCGCCGTCCCGGCCGGCCTCGCGATCGTCGCGCTGATCTTCCCCGACGAGAAGGAACGGGCCCAGGCGCTGGGGATCTGGGGAGCCCTGTCCGGCCTGGGAGCGGTGGTCGGCGTGGTCCTCTCCGGGGTCCTGACCGGTCTGGTCGACTGGCGCTGGGTCTTCTTCATCAACCTCCCTCTCGCCGCGGTGCCGCTCCTCGTGATCCGTCGCCTGGTGCCCGAGAACAGGGCCCCGGGCCGCCGCCGCATCGATTGGACGGGCGCCGGTCTGCTCACCGTCGGCCTCATCGCGCTGGTGAACGGACTGCTCTCCTCCGGCTCGGGCGTACCGCTGTGGCAGTCCGGCGGTTCGATCGCGGTGGGTGCCACGCTCCTGGTGGTGTTCGTCGTGGCCCAGGCCAGAAGTACTCAGCCAACTCGCCCCCCTCGGCTTCTTCGCCGAACGCATCCGAGCCCTGGGCAACGGCCTGACGATCCTGCTGATCGGTGTCTCTGA
- a CDS encoding SDR family oxidoreductase — MTVPGSRARSTSCRTHAPLRRLGRPDDIVGVTTFLASRGASYLTGLVLPVDGGLTTTG; from the coding sequence GTGACCGTGCCGGGCTCGAGAGCCAGATCCACGTCGTGCAGGACGCACGCCCCGCTGCGCAGGCTGGGTCGCCCCGACGACATCGTGGGCGTCACGACCTTCCTCGCCTCGCGCGGCGCCTCCTATCTCACCGGCCTCGTGCTGCCGGTCGACGGCGGCCTGACCACGACCGGATGA